In a genomic window of Bicyclus anynana chromosome 5, ilBicAnyn1.1, whole genome shotgun sequence:
- the LOC112042954 gene encoding dynein axonemal assembly factor 3 homolog has product MFWGISPALDLQKEYLKHGDSSAYELNFLVIGGCDARHILKTLAQAYRHTRRYMNIFVIDGCPEIIARQILLLSMALEKTNRSGLLEKTRRFLEIYGNMLLRPPTSRYVISKARQLVGMITNPEYMSCLLPCVSVDQMKYRERDYMENLFNFWTTGNTNQFNATELWDHRVRLSLGVRYDNRIGVFDWDYHMRMKEVASQICFQEYKHFREHGIAFTWLETEVCRPNVTLAAGVYKCGDRYLHRGYLGDLVTSPYIAYGLDCEEKDMLKSTHGVNYKRSTDVSERNVMRLLYELETRKPFDPNVMNLDTQQNLGMAVLSEFDAKISESGPEAPVLLREDRDTYIDVDFGKVHFLSLSALDHYPHKPQFQGLFHGVFVGHNVLPRVKPSVWSMARDDAIVIMESRKYVVELKREDVKAYGEQIQQAATTAQCEKIGPFNPEKDDFAKFLIRRKSESSDP; this is encoded by the coding sequence atgttctgGGGAATAAGTCCAGCCCTTGATCTTCAAAAGGAGTACCTAAAACATGGTGACAGCAGTGCGTACGAATTGAATTTTTTAGTCATCGGAGGTTGCGACGCGAGACACATCCTCAAAACGTTGGCACAAGCTTACCGACATACACGACGGTACATGAACATTTTCGTCATTGATGGCTGCCCTGAAATCATCGCTCGACAAATTCTTCTTTTATCCATGGCCTTGGAAAAAACGAATAGAAGTGGTCTATTAGAGAAAACCAGGCGGTTCTTAGAAATCTACGGAAACATGCTTCTACGACCGCCAACTTCAAGGTACGTCATATCTAAAGCACGGCAGCTGGTTGGAATGATTACCAATCCTGAATACATGAGCTGTCTCCTACCTTGTGTGTCAGTAGACCAGATGAAATACCGCGAACGGGATTACatggaaaatttatttaacttttggaCAACTGGAAATACGAATCAGTTTAACGCTACAGAGTTGTGGGACCATAGAGTTAGATTAAGCCTTGGTGTGAGATATGACAATAGAATCGGTGTATTCGATTGGGATTATCATATGCGCATGAAGGAAGTGGCAAGTCAGATCTGTTTTCAGGAGTACAAGCATTTTAGGGAACACGGAATAGCCTTCACTTGGTTGGAAACTGAGGTTTGTCGGCCGAACGTTACGTTAGCTGCTGGAGTTTATAAGTGCGGGGATAGATACCTTCATCGTGGATATCTTGGTGATTTAGTGACTTCTCCATACATCGCGTATGGTCTGGATTGTGAAGAAAAGGATATGCTAAAATCAACTCACGGTGTTAACTATAAACGATCGACAGATGTATCGGAGCGTAATGTGATGAGACTGCTTTATGAACTGGAAACTCGTAAGCCTTTTGATCCTAACGTAATGAATTTAGACACTCAACAAAATTTAGGTATGGCAGTATTAAGCGAGTTCGATGCAAAGATTTCCGAAAGTGGTCCAGAGGCTCCCGTTCTGCTACGTGAAGACCGAGATACGTACATTGATGTAGACTTTGGAAAAGTCCACTTTTTATCTCTTTCTGCGTTAGATCACTATCCCCATAAGCCACAATTTCAGGGTTTGTTCCACGGCGTTTTTGTAGGACATAATGTCCTCCCTCGAGTCAAACCCAGCGTTTGGTCAATGGCAAGAGATGACGCTATTGTAATAATGGAATCACGTAAATATGTCGTCGAATTGAAAAGAGAAGACGTAAAGGCGTACGGTGAGCAGATACAACAAGCGGCAACAACTGCACAGTGCGAGAAGATTGGTCCTTTCAATCCAGAAAAGGATGACTTTGCCAAATTTTTAATTCGAAGGAAAAGTGAAAGTAGTGACCCATAA